Proteins co-encoded in one Montipora capricornis isolate CH-2021 chromosome 12, ASM3666992v2, whole genome shotgun sequence genomic window:
- the LOC138025254 gene encoding uncharacterized protein: protein MLGVILTENSFEFNGKNYLQTHGVAMGTKTAVSFANIFMAEIETNLMQQNNTKPREWKRYIDDVFSLWDCNRNEVERFIEQAYTFHPTIKFTAEISENEVIFLDTVVFKGERFIKESILDIKTHYKPTETFQYTHFTSSHPPGVKRGFIKGEAIRLLRTNSSKTTFEECLTNFKRRLEARGYPKNYIECFLSEVNFDSRQSALNPQKHKTAERILPFVTTYHPAVKKLKQIVMESWSFIENQPLLKTIFTIPPIISYKRGKSLKDVLVRAKL from the coding sequence ATGCTTGGTGTAATCCTAACAGAGAACTCATTTGAGTTCAATGGAAAAAATTATCTCCAAACACATGGTGTCGCAATGGGCACAAAAACAGCAGTGTCTTTTGCAAACATATTCATGGCGGAGATAGAGACAAATTtaatgcaacaaaacaataccaaGCCAAGAGAATGGAAACGTTACATTGATGACGTTTTCTCCCTTTGGGACTGTAATAGGAATGAAGTGGAACGTTTCATTGAACAGGCTTACACATTCCACCcaacaataaaattcacggCCGAAATATCAGAGAACGAAGTTATTTTCCTGGATACAGTGGTATTCAAAGGAGAGAGATTCATAAAAGaatccatcctagacatcaaaaCTCACTACAAGCCGACGGAAACTTTTCAATATACCCATTTTACCTCGTCCCACCCTCCGGGGGTAAAAAGAGGCTTTATCAAAGGCGAAGCAATACGACtgcttagaacaaactcttcaaaaacaacatttgaagagtgCCTCACAAACTTTAAACGACGCCTCGAAGCACGCGGGTATCCAAAAAACTACATAGAATGTTTCCTGTCAGAGGTCAACTTTGACTCAAGACAATCGGCTCTTAATCcgcaaaaacataaaactgcagagagaatattgccttttgtcactacATACCATCCTGCGGTAAAGAAACTTAAACAAATCGTGATGGAAAGCTGGAGTTTCATAGAAAATCAGCCtctgctgaaaacaatttttacaattccTCCGATCATATcttacaaaagaggtaaatctctaaaaGACGTGCTTGTAAGAGCAAAACTATAA